From Alloacidobacterium dinghuense:
TCTTTTCAAGACATGGGGCACCCGGCTTATATATGGTGCGCGCTGCGCGCGGTCTTCTTAGACCCACCCTACGTTCTCGAAAAGACGAGAACGTAGAATGGGGCACCCGTTTTCTTGCCTGATCGTGGCTTGTGGCTCTCCCGTACGTTTTGGCTAAATTCTTCAGATGATTTGGGTTACTGGCTCGCGTGAGGCGGTGGAAAACCCGGGGCTAAAGCCCCTTTGACTGCAGGTTTTGTTTCACCGGGCTAAAGCCCGGTGCTTCTACCCGCGCTTCGTACTTGCTCAAGATGCATTTTGCCTAAAACACGAAAGCCCGCCATCTCTGGCGGGCTTTTTTCTCTCTATATCCAGTTTAGCAATTTGGATGGTAATAGTACGCCAATTTGCCTGCGCTTTTTTCGCTTTGGAATGTGCGGGTTGGAAGATTTCTTGCTGATCATCCTCTTGACAAAGTAGAAGCGGGGAAAAGCCCGGGGCTGAAGCCCCTCTTTGCGGAGGTCCTAACGCGGGGCTGAAGCCCCGCTCTTTCACCGCCGTCCTGCTGCGCAGGACAAACGGTCCAACTCCAACCTCAGTCAACGGGATCACCATTGATTTCTTTTACTCAGGGGGCTTGACCAAAATGCCATCGAAGCTGTACAGCGATATAAATTTCAGCCAGCGACCTATCAAGGCAAGCCCGTCCCGGTTGAAGTAAACGTAGAAGTCAATTTTCTTGTTTATTGAAGTTCGCAGATGACTGAAGGTCATTGAGGGTTGCGGCCTGCGCTCATCGCATGGATTCTTCGGCGGATTGCGCCTCAGAATGACGGACCGATGAAAATGGTTCGTTGACGGTCACAGCAGCTTTTGTGCGGCTTCGTGCAGCTTGGCTGCTTCGGTTGGCTTGCCCATACTGATCAGGATTTGTGCGTGGAAGTTCAGGATGGAGCTGAGGATGCGTGAGTCGAAGCTCTTTTGTTGCGGGGTGCGTGGGACGTCGAAGGTGGCCCATTCGAGATCTTCGGCTTTGGCCAGATCCTGATCGGCTCCTTGCGGGTTGCCGGTGAGCGCGCGGGCTTGTCCGCGCAGCCCGTAGGCGACGGCCTTGTCGGAGATTGGGATGAAGCCGAGATTGGAAGCAGCGATGGCTTTCTCGGCATAGGTGAGCGCTTCTTTCGGACGCTTGTCGAGCAGCAGAGCGGATGCGTAGTAGTTGTACGCGGCCACTTTTTTGCTGTCGTTGCGCGGCAGGGATAAGCCGTCGGCTGCTTCTGCTGCCCGCTGACATGTGGCGAGAGCGTTGAGGTTGGATTTGGCGGCGGAGTCGGCTGCGCATTTCTCGAGCAGAGGCACGATCCGGCGGTAGGCTTTCGCGTCGGGGTCATTGGTGAGGTTGCTGAAGGCGGCGTATCGGAGAGTGAACCATGCGCAGACAGGCTGCCCATTCTTCACGAAGGGATAAAGGCTGATGTGTTTGGCGGCGTTGGCGTAGAGGTCGATCAGGCCGGGTGGTCCGCTCAGGGGCTTGATGGAGAGGACATGACCGTTCATGTCCACGTCGGCCCGAAAGGCGACATCCCCTGAGACGCGCTGGTTCACGACGGTTGCCACGGTTTCATTTCCATCCTGAACGGAGACAGGGCGAGACTTTACATGGAGCCACGCGATGGTCTCGTCTACTTCGATCGGAGCGGCGGTGCAGGGATTGGCTTGCGCTTTCGCGTCGAGACAAGTGAGAAACAACAGCAGCCATAGGGAACTGAAGCCTATTGCGTCGCGTAAACGCGTCTGAGGCTGCATTGGGGAAATGTACCTGTATTTATGCCTGCGTGTATAGCGGTTCGTGTTTTGCGTCGGGGCGCGGAGCTACACTCTCTGGCACAGGGTTCGGGAGAAGACACGATGAATCGAGAACTGGCTTTGAAGATTGTGCTGGGCGTGGTGGGCGTGGTGTTCCTGGCGTTGGTGTACCCCATGGTTGTTTTTGTGAGGCAGGAGCCGGCATTGTCGATGATGCTGAGCCTTTACGTTACGCTTGGCATCTTCCTGCTGCTGGCTATTCGCAATCCGTCGGCGCATCGCAGCCTGATTGCGTTCACGGCGTGGTCGAGCTTTGCGCATGCTGCTCTTATGGGGACGCAGGCGCTGTGCAACATGATTGCGCATGGGGAGCTGATCGGCGTAGGCGTTCTCATTGTTATCGGCATTACGTTGATTGCGCTGGCACCGGCGGCGAGTTCGTCGCGAAGCGCTGTTTATCAGGCGCATTGACGCGTAGGTGCGGTCTTTCGCTCATGTTCGCTATTCCTCGCGGAGGAGGCGTGCCGGGTCGACGTTTTGAGCTCGGCGTGCGGGGACGAAGGTTGCCAGCATTCCTAATAGCAGCATGGTGAGGACGACTCCGCCTAGTACGACGGGATCGTGTGGGGTGGCCTGGTAGACGATGTGGCTCAGGACTCCGCTGATGAGGACGCCGAGAACGAGTCCGGCGATGGAGCCTCCTACGAGCAGGTATACGGGGCGTGCCAAGGCGGCGCGCATGAGCTGTACGGGCTGCGCACCGAGGGCTATGCGGATGCCGAGTTCCTTCATGCGCTTGGTGACGCTGTAGGAGGCCATGCCGAAGATTCCGGTGACGGCGAGCATGGCTGCGAGCAGGCCCATGATGCCGAGAGCGGCGGTGGCGGCGCGCGCCGGGAAGAGCGCAAACTGCATGCCCTGATTC
This genomic window contains:
- a CDS encoding DUF6632 domain-containing protein; protein product: MNRELALKIVLGVVGVVFLALVYPMVVFVRQEPALSMMLSLYVTLGIFLLLAIRNPSAHRSLIAFTAWSSFAHAALMGTQALCNMIAHGELIGVGVLIVIGITLIALAPAASSSRSAVYQAH